The following are from one region of the Mycolicibacterium diernhoferi genome:
- a CDS encoding D-alanine--D-alanine ligase family protein, with translation MNARTRVAVIYGGRSSEHGISCVSAGSILRNLDPQRFEVVPVGITPDGTWVLTDGRPETLAIDAGQLPNVTESAGTALALAADPVRRGELVSLGEGAGQVLAAVDVVFPVLHGPYGEDGTVQGLLELAGVPYVGAGVLASATGMDKEFTKKLLVADGLPIGDHVVLRAQQDTLTLDDRERLGLPVFVKPARGGSSIGVSRVTAWDQLDGAIAAARRHDPKVIVEAAVIGRELECGVLEFPDGRVEASEIGEIRVAGVRDREDNFYDFATKYLDDAAELDVPAKVDDAIGDELRALAVRAFRAIDCQGLARVDFFLTEDGPVINEINTMPGFTTISMYPRMWAASGVDYPTLLATMVDTALARGTGLR, from the coding sequence GTGAATGCGCGTACCCGAGTCGCCGTCATCTACGGCGGACGAAGCTCCGAGCACGGGATTTCGTGCGTTTCCGCAGGAAGTATCCTGCGCAACCTGGACCCGCAGCGGTTCGAGGTCGTCCCGGTCGGCATCACCCCGGACGGGACCTGGGTGCTCACCGACGGCCGGCCCGAGACGCTGGCGATCGATGCCGGTCAGCTGCCGAACGTGACCGAGAGCGCGGGCACCGCGCTGGCGCTGGCCGCCGACCCGGTGCGCCGGGGCGAGCTGGTGTCGCTCGGGGAGGGCGCCGGCCAGGTGCTCGCCGCCGTCGACGTGGTGTTCCCGGTGCTGCACGGCCCCTACGGCGAGGACGGCACCGTCCAGGGCCTGCTGGAACTGGCCGGGGTGCCCTATGTCGGGGCGGGCGTGCTGGCCAGCGCGACCGGCATGGACAAGGAATTCACCAAGAAGCTTCTGGTCGCCGACGGGTTGCCGATCGGCGATCACGTGGTGCTGCGGGCCCAGCAGGACACCCTCACGCTCGACGACCGGGAGCGTCTGGGCCTGCCGGTGTTCGTCAAACCCGCCCGCGGCGGCTCCTCGATCGGGGTCAGCCGGGTCACGGCGTGGGATCAGCTCGACGGGGCCATCGCCGCGGCGCGCCGGCACGACCCGAAGGTGATCGTGGAGGCCGCGGTGATCGGCCGCGAGTTGGAGTGCGGCGTGCTGGAGTTCCCGGACGGCCGGGTGGAGGCCAGCGAGATCGGTGAGATCCGGGTGGCCGGGGTGCGTGACCGCGAGGACAACTTCTACGACTTCGCCACCAAGTACCTCGATGACGCCGCCGAACTGGACGTGCCCGCCAAGGTGGACGACGCCATCGGCGACGAACTGCGGGCGCTGGCGGTCCGGGCGTTCCGCGCCATCGACTGCCAGGGCCTGGCCCGTGTGGACTTCTTCCTCACCGAGGACGGGCCGGTGATCAACGAGATCAACACCATGCCCGGCTTCACCACCATCTCGATGTACCCGCGGATGTGGGCGGCCAGTGGGGTCGACTACCCGACGCTGCTGGCGACGATGGTGGACACCGCGCTCGCCCGCGGCACCGGCCTGCGGTAG
- a CDS encoding DUF3515 domain-containing protein — translation MTQPDEHDGPPRSLIIAAVGVAVAAVIVVLTFAATRQAAPPDRPVAIAAALAPDAESPQCQALMEELPEQLGDYHRAEAVEPVPAGAAAWQADPQADPVILRCGLQRPTDFVVGTPLQVVDTVQWFEARAHGSSTWYAVDRGIYVALTLPTGSGPTPIQLISKALERTMPAQPLDPGPPR, via the coding sequence GTGACGCAGCCCGACGAACACGACGGACCGCCCCGGTCGCTGATCATCGCCGCGGTCGGCGTTGCCGTGGCCGCGGTGATCGTGGTCCTGACCTTCGCCGCCACCCGGCAGGCGGCCCCGCCGGACCGACCGGTGGCCATCGCCGCGGCGCTCGCCCCGGACGCCGAGAGCCCGCAGTGCCAGGCGCTGATGGAGGAGCTTCCCGAACAGCTGGGCGATTACCATCGCGCCGAGGCCGTCGAACCGGTGCCCGCCGGTGCCGCCGCCTGGCAGGCCGATCCGCAGGCCGATCCGGTGATTCTGCGCTGCGGACTGCAACGGCCCACCGACTTTGTGGTGGGCACCCCGCTGCAGGTCGTCGACACGGTGCAGTGGTTCGAGGCCAGGGCGCACGGCAGCAGCACCTGGTATGCCGTGGACCGCGGCATCTACGTGGCGTTGACGCTGCCGACCGGGTCCGGCCCCACCCCGATCCAGCTGATCTCCAAGGCGCTGGAACGCACCATGCCCGCTCAGCCGCTGGATCCCGGGCCGCCCCGGTAG
- a CDS encoding Lrp/AsnC ligand binding domain-containing protein, whose translation MLIQTEVGRAEVVAKQLAELPGVRSAEYVTGPYDVVARVGADTPDELHRGVVTAVQRAAGITRTLTCPIAGAQQP comes from the coding sequence ATGCTGATTCAGACCGAGGTGGGCCGCGCCGAGGTCGTCGCGAAGCAGCTGGCCGAACTGCCCGGAGTGCGCTCGGCGGAATACGTGACCGGCCCCTATGACGTGGTGGCCCGGGTCGGCGCCGACACCCCCGACGAGTTGCACCGCGGCGTGGTGACCGCGGTACAGCGCGCCGCCGGCATCACCCGGACGTTGACCTGCCCGATCGCCGGGGCCCAGCAGCCCTAG
- a CDS encoding thiamine-phosphate kinase, protein MADREPTLAQVGEFGVIDRIVAGRRQPAAVTLGPGDDAAVITAADGRTVVSTDMLVQDRHFRLDWSTPHDIGRKAIAQNAADVEAMGASPTAFVVAFGAPPDTPAAAAQALSDGMWEEAARCGAGIAGGDLVSAPLWVVSVTVLGDLGGRAPVRRATARPGDQVAVAGDLGRSGAGYALWLNGIDDHDELRKQHLVPKPPYGQGFAAADAGASAMTDVSDGLLADLGHIAEASGVVIDLSTRALGADHDALTAAAAATGGDAWDWVLGGGEDHALVATFPGAVPAGWRVIGRVRDGAAAVVVDGQPWQGNPGWQSY, encoded by the coding sequence ATGGCCGACAGGGAGCCGACCTTGGCGCAGGTCGGGGAGTTCGGCGTCATCGACCGGATCGTGGCCGGCCGCCGACAGCCGGCCGCGGTGACGCTCGGCCCGGGAGACGACGCGGCGGTCATCACCGCCGCCGACGGCCGCACCGTGGTGTCCACCGACATGCTGGTCCAGGATCGGCATTTCCGGCTGGACTGGTCGACACCGCATGACATCGGACGCAAGGCCATCGCCCAGAACGCAGCGGATGTCGAGGCGATGGGCGCGTCCCCGACGGCGTTCGTGGTGGCCTTCGGGGCCCCGCCGGACACCCCGGCCGCGGCGGCTCAGGCACTGTCCGACGGCATGTGGGAGGAAGCGGCACGCTGCGGGGCGGGCATCGCCGGCGGGGACCTGGTCAGCGCCCCGCTGTGGGTGGTGTCGGTGACGGTGCTCGGCGACCTCGGCGGGCGGGCCCCGGTCCGCAGGGCCACCGCGCGTCCGGGTGACCAGGTCGCCGTGGCCGGGGACCTGGGCCGCTCCGGCGCCGGATATGCCCTGTGGCTCAACGGAATCGATGATCATGACGAGCTTCGGAAACAACATCTGGTGCCGAAACCGCCGTACGGGCAGGGCTTCGCCGCCGCCGACGCCGGGGCCAGCGCGATGACCGACGTGTCCGACGGGCTGCTGGCCGACCTCGGACACATCGCCGAGGCGTCCGGGGTGGTGATCGACCTGTCCACGCGGGCCCTGGGCGCCGATCACGACGCCCTGACCGCGGCCGCGGCGGCCACCGGCGGGGATGCCTGGGATTGGGTGCTGGGCGGTGGCGAGGATCACGCGCTGGTCGCGACGTTCCCCGGCGCGGTGCCCGCGGGCTGGCGGGTGATCGGCCGGGTGCGCGACGGTGCCGCCGCGGTGGTGGTGGACGGCCAACCGTGGCAGGGAAATCCGGGCTGGCAGTCGTACTAG
- a CDS encoding uracil-DNA glycosylase produces MTQRSLTDLVDPGWARALEPVAPQVADMGEFLRAELAAGHQYLPSGENVLRAFTFPFEAVRVLIVGQDPYPTPGHAVGLSFSVAPDVRPIPRSLANIFNEYGEDLGYPMPATGDLSPWAQRGVMLLNRVLTVRPGTPASHRRKGWEAVTECAIRALVARPQPLVAVLWGRDAQTLKPMLAEGGCAVIESVHPSPLSASRGFFGSKPFSRANELLTRLGAEPIDWRLP; encoded by the coding sequence GTGACACAACGCTCGCTGACCGATCTCGTCGATCCCGGCTGGGCGCGCGCGCTCGAGCCGGTCGCCCCGCAGGTGGCCGACATGGGGGAGTTCCTGCGCGCCGAACTGGCCGCCGGGCACCAATACCTGCCGTCGGGGGAGAACGTCCTGCGGGCGTTCACGTTTCCGTTCGAGGCGGTGCGGGTGCTCATCGTCGGCCAGGATCCGTACCCGACGCCGGGGCACGCGGTCGGCCTGAGTTTCTCGGTGGCCCCGGATGTGCGGCCGATCCCGCGCAGCCTGGCCAACATCTTCAACGAGTACGGCGAGGATCTCGGCTATCCGATGCCGGCCACCGGGGACCTGAGCCCGTGGGCCCAGCGCGGGGTGATGCTGCTCAACAGGGTGCTCACGGTGCGGCCGGGCACACCGGCCTCGCATCGTCGCAAGGGCTGGGAGGCGGTGACCGAATGCGCCATCCGGGCGCTGGTGGCGCGCCCGCAACCCTTGGTGGCGGTGTTGTGGGGACGCGATGCGCAGACGCTGAAGCCGATGCTGGCCGAGGGCGGGTGCGCCGTCATCGAATCGGTGCACCCCTCGCCGCTGTCGGCGTCGCGGGGGTTCTTCGGGTCAAAGCCGTTCAGCCGCGCCAACGAGTTGTTGACGCGGCTGGGGGCCGAACCGATCGATTGGCGCCTGCCCTAG
- the rpmB gene encoding 50S ribosomal protein L28, with translation MAAVCDICAKGPGFGKSVSHSHRRTSRRWNPNIQSVNAVTRPGGNKQRMNVCTSCLKAGKVTRG, from the coding sequence ATGGCTGCCGTGTGCGATATCTGCGCTAAGGGCCCCGGCTTCGGCAAGTCGGTGTCGCATTCCCACCGTCGGACCAGCCGTCGCTGGAACCCGAACATCCAGAGCGTCAACGCTGTGACCCGCCCCGGCGGCAACAAGCAGCGGATGAACGTGTGCACCTCCTGCCTGAAGGCCGGCAAGGTCACCCGCGGCTAG